Proteins encoded by one window of Streptococcus sanguinis:
- the yqeH gene encoding ribosome biogenesis GTPase YqeH: protein MEELLCIGCGAPIQTEEKGKLGYTPQSALEKGLETGELYCQRCFRLRHYNEISDVQLTDDDFLRLLHEVGDSDALVVNVVDIFDFNGSVIPGLPRFVAGNDVLLVGNKKDILPKSVKDSKVTQWLTERAHEEGLRPVDVVLTSAQNKQAIKDLIDKIEHCRKGRDVYVVGVTNVGKSTLINAIIQEITGDKDIITTSRFPGTTLDKIEIPLADGSHIYDTPGIIHRHQMAHYLSAKNLKYISPKKEIKPKTYQLNPNQTLFLGGLGRFDFVAGDKQGFTAYFDNELKLHRTKLEGASDFYDKHVGGLLVPPVGKEKEEFPTLVKHEFTIKDKTDIVFSGLGWLRVSGPARVAGWAPEGVAVVTRKAII from the coding sequence ATGGAAGAACTTCTCTGTATCGGCTGCGGAGCCCCTATTCAGACAGAAGAGAAGGGCAAGCTGGGCTACACGCCTCAGTCAGCTCTAGAAAAAGGCTTGGAGACAGGTGAACTCTATTGTCAGCGCTGTTTCCGCCTGCGCCATTATAATGAAATCAGCGATGTCCAGCTGACGGATGATGACTTTCTGCGGCTTCTGCATGAGGTTGGAGATAGCGACGCTTTGGTCGTCAATGTTGTCGATATTTTTGACTTTAATGGATCGGTCATCCCTGGCCTGCCTCGCTTTGTCGCTGGAAACGATGTTCTCTTGGTTGGGAATAAAAAGGACATTCTGCCAAAGTCGGTCAAGGATAGCAAGGTGACCCAGTGGCTGACGGAGCGGGCTCACGAAGAAGGCCTGCGTCCAGTCGATGTGGTATTGACTTCTGCTCAGAACAAGCAGGCCATCAAGGACTTGATTGACAAGATTGAGCATTGCCGCAAGGGACGTGACGTTTATGTGGTCGGCGTGACTAATGTAGGCAAGTCCACTCTGATTAACGCCATTATTCAGGAAATCACGGGCGATAAGGATATTATTACGACTTCGCGCTTTCCGGGCACAACTTTGGATAAAATCGAGATTCCTTTGGCAGATGGCAGTCATATCTATGATACGCCGGGCATTATCCATCGTCACCAGATGGCTCACTATCTTTCTGCTAAGAATCTCAAATATATCAGTCCCAAAAAGGAAATCAAGCCCAAAACCTACCAGCTTAATCCAAATCAAACCCTCTTTTTGGGTGGTCTAGGCCGTTTCGACTTTGTGGCAGGTGACAAGCAAGGCTTCACGGCTTATTTTGACAATGAGCTTAAGCTCCACCGGACCAAGTTGGAAGGTGCTAGCGATTTTTATGACAAGCATGTCGGCGGTCTCTTAGTGCCGCCAGTTGGCAAGGAAAAGGAAGAATTTCCAACCTTGGTCAAGCATGAATTTACCATCAAGGACAAGACGGATATCGTTTTCTCTGGTCTGGGCTGGCTTCGCGTCAGTGGACCTGCCCGAGTAGCTGGTTGGGCGCCAGAGGGTGTAGCGGTTGTCACTCGGAAAGCTATTATATAA
- a CDS encoding YqeG family HAD IIIA-type phosphatase: MAIEDYMPDFAVEAVYDLTVESLKKQGIKAVLVDLDNTLIAWNNPDGTPEMKKWLHDLRDAGIRIIVVSNNNQKRVKRAVEKFEIDYIYWAMKPFTWGIDRALKLFHFKKKEVVMVGDQLMTDIRAAHRAGIRSILVKPLVEHDSIKTQINRARERRVLKKITEKYGPIQYKKGI, from the coding sequence GTGGCGATTGAAGATTATATGCCGGACTTTGCAGTTGAGGCAGTTTACGATTTGACAGTAGAGAGTTTGAAAAAACAGGGGATTAAAGCAGTTTTGGTGGATTTGGATAATACCCTGATTGCTTGGAATAATCCTGACGGGACCCCAGAGATGAAGAAGTGGCTTCATGATTTGCGGGACGCGGGCATTCGGATAATCGTGGTGTCTAATAATAACCAAAAACGGGTTAAGCGGGCTGTTGAAAAGTTTGAAATTGACTATATCTACTGGGCCATGAAACCCTTCACTTGGGGAATTGACCGGGCGCTCAAGCTTTTTCATTTTAAAAAAAAGGAAGTGGTCATGGTGGGCGATCAGCTCATGACGGATATTCGAGCTGCTCATCGGGCCGGGATTCGTTCGATTTTGGTCAAACCACTGGTCGAGCACGACTCTATCAAGACCCAGATCAATCGGGCGCGTGAACGCCGAGTGCTCAAGAAAATTACTGAAAAATACGGTCCAATTCAATACAAAAAAGGAATTTAA
- a CDS encoding TVP38/TMEM64 family protein: MAEKNRQMQAVSPLLQKIINWSSAIGALGTVAFCIWAYFAGILQSKETLSAFIQQAGIWGPPLFIFLQILQTVVPIIPGALTSVAGVFIYGHIVGTIYNYIGIVIGCALIFYLARTYGPAFVQSVVSKRTYDKYIGWLDKGNRFERFFIFMMIWPISPADFLCMLAALTKMTFKKYMLIILLCKPITLVIYTYGLTYIIDFFWKMVSK, encoded by the coding sequence ATGGCAGAAAAAAACAGGCAGATGCAGGCTGTTTCTCCTCTTTTGCAAAAGATTATCAACTGGTCGTCCGCCATTGGCGCTTTAGGAACGGTGGCTTTTTGCATCTGGGCCTATTTCGCTGGCATCCTCCAGTCCAAGGAAACTCTCTCAGCCTTTATCCAGCAGGCAGGCATCTGGGGACCACCCCTCTTTATCTTTCTGCAAATTCTACAGACGGTTGTGCCCATTATCCCCGGCGCCCTGACCTCTGTCGCTGGAGTTTTCATTTACGGCCATATCGTCGGCACCATATATAACTATATCGGCATTGTCATTGGCTGCGCCTTGATATTTTATCTGGCGCGCACCTACGGTCCGGCTTTTGTCCAGTCTGTCGTCAGCAAGCGCACCTATGATAAATATATCGGCTGGCTGGATAAGGGTAATCGCTTTGAACGCTTCTTTATTTTCATGATGATTTGGCCTATCAGTCCAGCCGACTTTCTCTGCATGCTGGCCGCCCTGACCAAGATGACTTTCAAAAAGTACATGCTGATTATCCTTCTCTGCAAGCCCATCACCCTCGTCATCTATACCTACGGACTGACTTATATCATTGATTTTTTCTGGAAAATGGTCTCCAAATAA
- a CDS encoding 2,3-butanediol dehydrogenase — protein MAKMNAARWYGAKDVRIEEVDVPEVQPHQVKIAVKYTGICGTDLHEYLDGPIFIPTETEHVYSGQKAPVTLGHEFAGEIVEVGSAVTRVKVGDRVTVEPILAKHNLVGDYNLDPNLNFVGLAADGGFAKYCVLDGDIVHKVPDSLSYEQAALTEPAAVAVYAVRQSALKTGDTAVVFGLGPIGLLIIEALRAAGASKIYGVELSPERQAKAEELGAIIVRPEEGEDVVAAIHRLTGGGADVSYEVTGVPVVLGQALAAVHKAGECMVVSIWEREASINPNEFAIQEKSLKGIIAYRHIFPKVLELMEQGYFSADKLVTKKIKLEDIVQEGFIELTQDKAQIKILVSPE, from the coding sequence ATGGCAAAAATGAATGCTGCGCGTTGGTATGGCGCTAAAGATGTTCGTATTGAAGAAGTGGATGTACCGGAAGTCCAACCGCATCAAGTCAAAATTGCGGTCAAGTATACAGGAATCTGTGGTACTGACTTGCATGAATATCTGGACGGACCGATTTTTATTCCGACGGAAACAGAGCATGTCTACTCTGGCCAGAAAGCGCCTGTAACTTTGGGGCATGAGTTTGCTGGGGAAATTGTTGAGGTCGGCAGTGCTGTGACACGGGTCAAAGTTGGCGATCGGGTAACAGTTGAGCCTATTTTAGCGAAGCATAATCTTGTCGGTGATTATAATCTGGACCCTAATCTAAACTTTGTCGGTTTGGCGGCAGACGGTGGTTTTGCCAAATACTGTGTTTTGGACGGAGACATTGTTCACAAAGTTCCAGACAGCCTTAGCTATGAGCAGGCAGCCTTGACAGAACCTGCTGCTGTGGCTGTTTACGCGGTCCGTCAGTCAGCTCTTAAGACGGGCGATACAGCAGTTGTCTTCGGTTTGGGACCAATCGGGCTCTTGATTATTGAGGCTTTGCGGGCAGCCGGTGCCTCTAAGATTTATGGTGTCGAGTTATCTCCAGAACGCCAAGCCAAGGCAGAGGAGCTTGGGGCGATTATTGTGCGACCAGAAGAAGGCGAAGACGTGGTGGCTGCTATTCATCGTTTAACTGGTGGCGGAGCAGATGTGTCTTATGAAGTGACTGGAGTGCCGGTTGTGCTGGGACAAGCTTTAGCTGCTGTCCACAAGGCTGGAGAATGTATGGTTGTTTCTATCTGGGAACGAGAAGCTAGCATCAACCCTAATGAATTTGCCATTCAAGAAAAATCGCTTAAGGGTATTATCGCCTATCGGCATATTTTCCCTAAGGTGCTGGAACTGATGGAGCAGGGCTATTTCTCTGCAGACAAGCTTGTGACCAAGAAGATTAAGCTAGAGGATATTGTGCAAGAAGGCTTTATCGAGCTGACTCAGGACAAGGCGCAGATCAAGATTTTGGTATCGCCAGAATAA
- the gatB gene encoding Asp-tRNA(Asn)/Glu-tRNA(Gln) amidotransferase subunit GatB → MNFETVIGLEVHVELKTNSKIFSPAPAHFGEDPNANTNIIDWSFPGVLPVMNKGVIDYGIKAALALNMDIHQKMHFDRKNYFYPDNPKAYQISQFDEPIGYNGWIEIELEDGTTKKIRIERAHLEEDAGKNTHGSDGYSYVDLNRQGVPLIEIVSEADMRSPEEAYAYLTALKEIIQYTGISDVKMEEGSMRVDANISIRPYGQEEFGTKTELKNLNSFNFVRKGLAFEEKRQAEILRSGGQIRQETRRYDEATGETLLMRVKEGSADYRYFPEPDLPIFEIEDAWIEQVRSSLPAFPKERRAKYMGDYGLSDYDAKQLTATKAVSDFFEAAVAAGADAKAVSNWLQGEVAQYLNAEGKTISDIELTPENLTEMIALIADGTISSKIAKKVFVHLAKNGGSAKEYVQKAGLIQISDPAQLLPIIQEVFANNEKAINDYKGGNKNAAKSLIGQLMKATKGQANPQVAQKLLNEELEKL, encoded by the coding sequence ATGAACTTTGAAACAGTTATCGGACTGGAAGTCCATGTTGAATTGAAGACCAATTCAAAAATTTTCTCTCCGGCTCCAGCTCACTTCGGTGAAGATCCAAATGCCAACACCAATATCATTGACTGGTCCTTCCCAGGTGTTTTGCCTGTTATGAACAAGGGTGTTATTGACTATGGTATCAAGGCTGCTCTGGCTTTGAACATGGATATTCACCAGAAGATGCACTTTGACCGCAAGAATTACTTTTATCCGGACAATCCAAAAGCCTATCAAATTTCTCAGTTTGATGAGCCGATTGGCTACAATGGCTGGATTGAGATTGAGCTAGAAGATGGCACGACCAAGAAAATCCGTATCGAGCGGGCCCACTTGGAAGAAGATGCCGGAAAGAATACCCATGGCAGCGATGGTTACTCTTATGTGGACCTCAACCGTCAAGGGGTGCCGCTGATTGAGATTGTATCGGAAGCAGATATGCGCAGTCCAGAAGAAGCTTATGCCTATCTGACTGCCCTCAAGGAAATCATCCAGTACACGGGTATTTCGGATGTCAAGATGGAAGAGGGCTCCATGCGGGTGGACGCCAATATTTCTATCCGTCCTTACGGACAGGAAGAGTTTGGTACTAAGACTGAGCTGAAAAACCTTAACTCCTTCAACTTTGTCCGTAAGGGTCTGGCATTTGAGGAAAAACGCCAGGCTGAAATCCTGCGCAGTGGTGGTCAAATCCGTCAGGAAACCCGTCGTTATGACGAAGCAACTGGCGAAACTCTGCTCATGCGGGTTAAGGAAGGTTCAGCGGACTACCGTTACTTCCCAGAGCCTGATCTGCCAATCTTTGAGATTGAGGATGCTTGGATTGAGCAAGTACGCAGTAGTCTGCCTGCCTTTCCAAAAGAGCGCCGGGCTAAGTATATGGGCGACTACGGTCTGTCTGACTACGATGCCAAGCAGCTGACCGCGACCAAGGCTGTGTCAGACTTCTTTGAAGCAGCTGTTGCGGCAGGCGCTGACGCCAAGGCTGTCTCTAACTGGCTCCAAGGAGAAGTGGCTCAATACCTCAATGCCGAAGGCAAGACTATCTCTGATATTGAGCTGACACCTGAGAACCTGACTGAGATGATTGCTCTGATTGCAGACGGAACGATTTCCTCTAAGATTGCTAAGAAGGTCTTTGTTCATCTGGCCAAAAATGGCGGTTCTGCTAAAGAATATGTACAGAAAGCAGGCCTGATTCAAATCTCAGACCCTGCCCAGCTTCTTCCAATCATCCAAGAAGTATTTGCCAACAATGAAAAAGCCATCAATGACTATAAGGGCGGCAACAAGAATGCGGCTAAGTCCCTAATCGGCCAGCTCATGAAGGCAACCAAGGGCCAAGCCAACCCACAAGTAGCACAAAAACTGCTCAATGAAGAGTTGGAGAAACTATAG
- the gatA gene encoding Asp-tRNA(Asn)/Glu-tRNA(Gln) amidotransferase subunit GatA encodes MTFNHKTIEELHDLLVKKEISAVELTQATLADIKEREAAVDSFITVSEEEALAQAAALDAKGIDADNLMSGIPLAVKDNISTKGILTTAASKILYNYKPIFNATSVEKLYGKDMIIVGKTNMDEFAMGGSSENSYFKTTKNAWDSSKVPGGSSGGSATAVASGQVRLSLGSDTGGSIRQPASFNGVVGLKPTYGRVSRFGLIAFGSSLDQIGPFSQTVKENAQLLNVISGNDPKDSTSSQEAVPDFTSKIGQDIKGMKIALPKEYMGEGIDSKVKETILAAAKHLESLGAIVEEVSLPHSKYGVAVYYIIASSEASSNLQRFDGIRYGYRAEGIENLEDVYVKSRSEGFGEEVKRRIMLGTFSLSSGYYDAYFKKAGQVRTLIMQDFAKVFEKYDLILGPTAPTVAYDLGSQNQDPVAMYLADLLTIPVNLAGLPGISIPAGFADGLPVGLQLIGNHFDEATIYQAAAAFEATTDYHKQQPVIFGGEK; translated from the coding sequence ATGACTTTTAATCACAAGACCATTGAAGAACTGCATGATTTGCTGGTCAAGAAAGAAATTTCTGCAGTAGAGTTAACTCAGGCAACTTTGGCAGATATCAAAGAACGTGAAGCGGCTGTGGATAGCTTCATTACTGTCAGCGAAGAGGAGGCTTTGGCTCAGGCTGCGGCTCTGGATGCTAAGGGCATTGATGCGGACAATCTTATGAGCGGAATTCCGCTGGCAGTTAAGGACAATATCTCAACCAAAGGGATTTTGACGACGGCTGCTTCTAAGATACTCTACAATTACAAGCCGATTTTCAATGCGACTAGTGTGGAGAAGCTCTACGGTAAGGACATGATTATCGTCGGAAAGACCAACATGGACGAATTTGCCATGGGGGGATCCAGTGAAAACTCTTACTTTAAGACGACTAAGAATGCTTGGGACAGCAGCAAGGTTCCTGGTGGGTCATCTGGTGGTTCAGCGACAGCTGTTGCTTCTGGTCAGGTTCGTCTATCACTGGGTTCAGATACGGGTGGTTCTATTCGCCAACCCGCTTCCTTTAACGGTGTAGTTGGTCTCAAGCCAACCTACGGACGGGTTTCCCGTTTTGGGCTCATTGCTTTTGGTTCTTCTTTAGACCAGATTGGACCGTTCTCTCAGACAGTTAAGGAAAATGCTCAACTTCTGAATGTTATTTCTGGTAATGATCCTAAGGATTCTACATCATCACAAGAAGCAGTGCCAGACTTTACCAGCAAGATTGGCCAAGACATCAAGGGGATGAAGATTGCCCTACCTAAGGAATACATGGGTGAGGGAATTGACAGCAAGGTCAAGGAAACTATTTTAGCAGCGGCGAAGCACTTGGAAAGTCTAGGAGCCATTGTTGAAGAAGTCAGCCTGCCCCACAGTAAGTATGGCGTAGCAGTCTACTATATCATTGCTTCTTCTGAAGCCAGCTCTAACCTGCAACGTTTTGACGGTATTCGCTATGGCTACCGCGCAGAAGGTATTGAAAATCTAGAAGATGTCTATGTCAAATCTCGCAGTGAAGGCTTTGGTGAAGAGGTGAAACGCCGCATCATGCTGGGAACTTTCAGTTTGTCATCTGGTTACTACGATGCTTACTTCAAGAAAGCTGGTCAGGTTCGGACCTTGATTATGCAAGATTTTGCCAAGGTATTTGAAAAATATGACTTGATCTTAGGTCCAACCGCACCAACTGTTGCTTATGATTTGGGTAGTCAAAATCAAGATCCAGTGGCTATGTATCTGGCTGACCTTTTGACCATTCCAGTCAATCTGGCTGGCCTACCGGGCATTTCAATCCCAGCTGGCTTTGCAGATGGTCTTCCTGTCGGCCTGCAGTTGATTGGTAACCACTTCGATGAAGCGACTATCTATCAGGCAGCCGCAGCATTTGAAGCAACGACTGACTACCACAAACAGCAGCCAGTTATCTTTGGAGGTGAAAAATAA
- the gatC gene encoding Asp-tRNA(Asn)/Glu-tRNA(Gln) amidotransferase subunit GatC — protein sequence MKITQEEVSHVAKLSKLAFSPEETAEFATTLTKIVDMVELLNEVDTEGVPFTSNVAANINYMREDVAQPGWNREELFQNVPEKERGYIKVPAILDDGGDA from the coding sequence ATGAAGATTACTCAAGAAGAAGTAAGTCACGTAGCAAAGTTGTCAAAACTGGCTTTTTCACCAGAAGAAACTGCTGAGTTTGCGACGACATTAACCAAGATTGTCGACATGGTCGAATTGCTCAATGAAGTGGACACAGAGGGTGTGCCTTTCACTTCCAATGTAGCTGCTAATATCAACTATATGCGAGAAGATGTGGCTCAGCCGGGCTGGAACCGGGAAGAACTTTTCCAAAATGTACCTGAAAAAGAGCGGGGCTACATCAAAGTGCCTGCCATCCTAGATGACGGAGGAGATGCCTAA
- the aspS gene encoding aspartate--tRNA ligase has translation MKEIFIGNYGLEQVGQTMTATGWVANIRNHGKLAFIELRDREGLLQVFVGGEIEDFAKLEDIGKEDVIAVTGQVVQREERFVNKSIKSGQVELRAEKIEIIASSKALPFELDQHAHTGEDLRQKYRYLDLRREKMTHNLKLRHQVTSTIREYLNGLDFLEVETPYLTKSTPEGARDFLVPSRVFKNQFYALPQSPQMLKQLLMGAGLERYYQIVRCFRDEDLRGDRQPEFTQVDLELSFASEEEIRALVEAMLKAVVKKTHGLELTEDFPTISYEEAMSRFGSDKPDTRFGLELKNLTDLCQSNDSLLIKKALDNQEEVMGICIPDAASAFSKKQLSHYYQEMKEFGCSRFASLKVGNGQLVGDLASTFEAESQELLERFEAKDGDLILLVMAKKRRAQEALGHLRIEVAKALDLIDPSLLHFLWVVDWPLLEWNEDQNRYQAMHHPFTQGIFEDGQEPDQFRSHAYDIVLNGYEIGGGSLRIHDRKAQEAMFELLGMSREDYERDFGFFLEALEYGFPPHGGLALGLDRLVMILAGEENIRQVIAFPKNGTGFDPMLESPSLVDQRQLKELHLELKN, from the coding sequence ATGAAAGAAATTTTTATCGGGAACTATGGTTTAGAGCAGGTCGGACAGACCATGACCGCAACTGGCTGGGTGGCCAATATCCGCAATCACGGCAAACTAGCCTTTATTGAATTGCGGGATCGCGAGGGCTTGCTTCAGGTCTTCGTTGGCGGTGAGATTGAAGATTTTGCTAAGCTGGAAGACATTGGCAAAGAGGACGTCATTGCAGTGACGGGGCAAGTCGTTCAGCGTGAAGAGCGTTTTGTCAATAAGTCCATCAAGTCTGGTCAGGTTGAGCTGAGAGCTGAAAAGATTGAGATTATTGCTAGCAGCAAGGCATTGCCTTTTGAGCTGGACCAGCATGCCCATACTGGGGAAGACCTGCGTCAGAAATACCGCTACCTGGACTTGCGCCGTGAGAAGATGACACATAACCTCAAACTACGTCACCAGGTCACCTCAACCATTCGGGAATATTTGAACGGTTTGGACTTTTTGGAAGTGGAGACGCCTTATCTGACCAAGTCAACTCCTGAAGGGGCTAGAGACTTCTTGGTGCCTAGTCGGGTCTTTAAAAATCAATTCTATGCGCTGCCTCAGAGCCCGCAGATGCTCAAGCAGTTACTGATGGGAGCTGGTCTCGAGCGCTATTATCAGATTGTTCGTTGTTTCCGTGACGAAGACCTGCGGGGGGATCGCCAGCCAGAGTTTACCCAGGTGGACTTAGAGCTGAGTTTTGCCAGCGAAGAAGAAATCCGAGCTCTGGTTGAAGCTATGCTCAAGGCTGTCGTCAAGAAAACTCATGGTTTAGAGTTGACAGAAGATTTTCCAACTATCAGCTATGAAGAGGCTATGAGCCGCTTTGGTTCTGATAAGCCAGATACACGCTTTGGTTTAGAGTTGAAGAATCTGACGGATTTGTGCCAGTCCAATGACTCTCTTCTCATCAAGAAAGCCTTGGATAATCAAGAGGAAGTGATGGGAATCTGTATTCCAGATGCGGCTAGTGCTTTTAGCAAGAAACAGCTGAGTCACTACTATCAGGAAATGAAGGAATTTGGCTGCAGTCGTTTCGCCAGTCTAAAGGTTGGAAATGGCCAGTTAGTTGGTGATTTGGCTAGTACCTTTGAAGCTGAAAGTCAGGAGTTGCTGGAACGTTTTGAGGCCAAGGATGGAGATTTGATTCTGCTAGTCATGGCTAAGAAGCGTCGGGCTCAGGAAGCTTTGGGACATCTGCGTATAGAAGTCGCAAAAGCTTTAGATTTGATTGACCCGAGTCTGCTTCATTTCCTCTGGGTTGTGGATTGGCCGCTGCTGGAGTGGAATGAAGACCAAAATCGCTATCAAGCCATGCACCATCCTTTCACACAGGGGATTTTTGAAGATGGACAGGAGCCAGACCAATTCCGCAGCCATGCCTACGACATCGTCTTGAATGGCTATGAAATTGGCGGTGGGAGTCTGCGGATTCATGACCGGAAGGCTCAGGAAGCTATGTTTGAGCTTTTAGGCATGAGCCGAGAAGACTATGAACGGGACTTTGGTTTCTTCCTAGAAGCTTTGGAGTACGGCTTCCCACCACACGGCGGTTTGGCTCTAGGCTTGGATCGCTTGGTTATGATTTTGGCTGGGGAAGAAAATATCCGCCAAGTCATTGCTTTTCCGAAAAATGGTACTGGCTTTGATCCTATGCTGGAAAGCCCGAGTTTGGTTGACCAAAGACAGCTCAAAGAACTGCATTTGGAATTGAAGAATTAG